The nucleotide sequence GTCTGGTTGCCGGGGCCGACCGAGCGCTGCTGGGCTGTGCCGGTGTCGGAACACTTCGGGAAATAAGGCGCGTCATCTCTTTTTCGGAGCCTTTTTCCGAGTCGAGCGAGTCGAACATATGGGATGGAGGGGCAGGAAGATGACTTCCGTCCGGTATCGGCCGCCTGACCCGGCCAAGTGGCCGATGCCCGGACGGGCGCCGGGTGTCATCCTGCCTGTGGGGACCCGACCCTGCAGGGGCGCGGCCCGCCCGAAAGCAAATGTGGACCGGCATACCCAGGTCTGACGCTCCTCGTCACACAATGGCGCTATCCGAATGCCTTTTTTCGCCCTCTTTCCCTTCCCGCCTCATGGGGAAGACCTGTGCCCGGACGGGCCACAACAGGAGACAAGTTGACGGATTTTCAAACTGGCACGCCTTCCGCCCCCACTTCTGCGGGCACCGCACCTGCCGCAACGGCGACGGTCACCCTGACCGACCAGCGCGAGGCCTACGCTCTGCTCGGCGCGAACGACGCCAACCTGCGCCGGATGCGCGAGCTGACCCGGGCCAAACTGATTGCGCGGGGCGAAACCGTGACCATCACGGGAGACGCGGCAGACGTGGAAGGCGCCGAGCGCATGGTGCGCGACGCCCTGGACGTGGTGCGCTCGGGCGGTGAACTCACCCCCGAGAGCCTGCTGCGCTCGGCGCGGCTGAGCAGCGAGGGCCGCAGCCTGGCCCAGGAAACCCAGGTCAGTGGCCTGAGCCTGCCGCGCGGCCTCAAGCCCAAGACACCGGGGCAGAAGGTCTACCTCGACCTGATCAACGAGTCCGACATCACCTTCGGCGTCGGCCCCGCCGGGACCGGCAAGACCTACATGGCGGTGGCGATGGCGGTGCAGGCGCTCAAGGCCAAGAAGGTCAAGCGCATCATCCTGACCCGTCCGGCGGTCGAGGCGGGCGAGAAGCTGGGGTTTTTGCCCGGCGACCTTCAGGCCAAGATCGACCCGTATCTGCGGCCCCTGTACGACTCGCTGCAGGACATGCTCGACCAGGAAAAGTTCGAGTCGTACCTCACGAGCGGGGTCATCGAGATTGCGCCGCTGGCGTTCATGCGCGGGCGCACGCTCAACGACGCTTTCATCATCCTCGACGAGGCGCAGAACACCACCGGCGAGCAGATGAAGATGTTCCTGACCCGCATGGGCTTTTCCTCCAAGGTCGTCGTGACCGGCGACGTGACGCAGATTGACCTGCCGCGCCACATCACGTCCGGTCTCGCCGTCGCCAAGCGCGTGCTGAGCCAGATTGAGGGCATCGGCTGGCACGAGTTCACCGAGGTGGACGTGGTGCGTCATCCCCTCGTCGGGCGCATCATCAAAGCCTACGACGCCGCCGAGCAGGCCGAGGAAGACCGCCGCGCCGCCCGCCGGGGCGAACTGGCGAGCATCCCGGAAGACGAGCGCGACTGAAGGACGAGCGCGACTGATACGGATTCCGATTGAATCTGAAACTACCAGATTCAATCCGACTTGCAAAGCTGCGCAGCAGAGCGGATGCGAGTAGGAAAAAATACGGATTCTGCGATATGGATGCACAGGCGGCGCTTTCCCGACTGTGCAGGAATTAAGCGGAATCCGTATGAGCACCCCCTCAGCACCCGCTGGGCAAATCGGCAAAACACGAACAGCACGCACCGGGTCTCCGCCTGATGGTCGAGGCCCGGTGCGTGCTGTCATGCGGCTTCGGGTGGGGGTGGGAGGCCCCCCTTCCTTAAACGTCGCCTCCCCTGCAACCCAAGCCACATTTCCTGAACTCTCATTTGCTTGACCGGGCAGGCTGTGAGACTGCGACCTATGAAACACATTCTGTTCCCGACCGTGGCCGCCGCCGACGCCTTTATTGCCGACCTCCAGAGCCGTGGCGTGGTGCAGCCTGAAGTGGGCACCATGAACATGAACCGCCGCGTGCAGCAGGCCGCGACGGCTGGAACCGTGGCGACCCCCACCACGACCACGACGACCACCACCACCGATTACGTGGAGGGCGGCGGCACCGCTGAAGACGCCGGTGCGGGCGCCGTCAAGGGCACCGTTGCAGGCGCCCTGACCGGCGCGGCGGCGGGTGTGCTCGGCACGGCAGCCACGCTGGGCACCGCTGCTGCGGCGACGGTGGCGACCGGCGGCCTGGCCCTCCCGGTGATTCTGGGCATGGCGGCCCTCGGCTCGGGCGTCGGCGCGGCCGTGGGCGCGGCGGGGGGCGCGGCGGGCGTGGATGAAACCGGCGGCGCCGTACGCAGCAGCTACGACACCTACGAGGCCGACGACGCCTACTACAACCGTATCCACGAGCGCGTGAACGCGGGTGGCCGTGCGGTCGCCGTGGACGACAACGTGCCCCAGGACGTGCTGATGGAAGCCGTCAGCAAGCACGGCGGCGAAATCGTCAGCGCCTGAGTTTTCCGAACTGATACGGATTTCGCGATATGGATGCACAGGCGGAACTACACCGCCTGTGCATCCATATCGCGAAATCCGTATCTTTTCCTACTCCTTTCAGTCGGATTGAATCCAGAAATCTGCTGGATTCAATCGGAATCCGTATGAGGGGCCGGTTCCTGCGGGAGCTGGCCCTTTTTCTGTCTTGCCACAGGCCAGGACAGGGGCACCTGGAAGCGAATTGTGTTTTACCTTGCCCTTGCGCGCTAACATTCGGGAATGTCAATTGCCATCGTCACGGATTCCACGAGTGACCTGACACCGGAACACCTCGCCTCTCTGGGGGTCACGAGTGTTCCGCTTTACGTGCTGCTCGGCGGTCAGCTCTATCAGGACGGGGTGCAGCTCGGCGCCCGGCAACTGGTGGAGCAGGTTCGGGCGGGCAACGCGATGCCCAGCACGTCGCAGCCGAGTCCTGCCGAGTTCGCTCAGGCCTATGCCCGCGCTCTGGAACAGGCCGACGAGGTGCTCAGCCTGCACCTGAGCGGGCAGCTTTCGGGCACCGTGGGCAGCGCCCGGCTGGCGGCGCAGGACTTCGGGGACCGGGTGACGGTGGTGGACAGCCGCACCGTGACGCTGGGGCTGGGACTTCAGGTGGTGCGGGCCACCGAACTGGTGCAGGCAGGCCAGAGCGCGGCGCAGGTCGTGCAGACCCTGGAGCGCGTCTCCTCGCAGGCCGACCTGCGCTTCACGGTCGATACCCTGGATTTCCTGCGGCTCAATGGCCGGATCGGGGGCGCGTCCGCGCTGCTCGGCGGGCTGCTCAACATCAAGCCGCTGCTGGTCGTGCGCGGGGGCCGGGTCGAAGCCGGGGGCCGGGTGCGCGGGCAGAAAAAGGCGCTGGCCGATCTGGTCGAGCATGTTCGCCGCTACGTGTCCGAGCACGGGGGAGCGCGGGTGGCGTTTCTGGCGACGGTGGGCGGGGAAGAGGACCGCGCCGCCGTGCGGGCCGAGCTGAGCGGGCTGGACTGGGGCGGGCAGGTGCGTGACATGGGCGACCACGAAATCGGCGCGGTGGTCACGGCCCACGCGGGGCCGGGCGCCGTCGGGGTGGCCCTCGAACCCCTGAGCGCCTGACCGTGCGCGGCACCATTCGCCTGACTCTGGCGCTGCTGCTGCTGGGCGGCGCCATCAACGCCTGCCGCAGCCGCGAAAGCCAGGACCCGGCCCCCTCTCCGCAAGCGGTGGACCGGACGGCGAACTCGTCCCACGTCCGGGCGGGTGTGCCGACGGAACCTGCTCGCCCCGCGACCCCGGCGCCTGCTTCTGATGTCCCGGCGACCGCCCCTGACGTGCCCCCCACCCCTTCCGACTGCCTGCCCCCGGCCCCGGCGGTGGCCCCGGCGCCGCCTCCGCCCCAGGCCCTCAGCGGGCGACTGGGGCTGTGGGTGGCCGAGGTGGACCCCCGCACCCTGGAGCCGCGCCGGGCCGTGGCCTCCAACCCCGACGACGTGTTTCCACTGGCGAGCACCTACAAACAGGCCGTGCTGTGGGCGTTGCTGCGCGAGTTCGACGCGGGCCGGGTGTCGCCGAACGAGCGGTTCGACGTGACGGTGCAAAACCAGAGCCTGGGCGATTATCCCTATGACGACAGCAATGTGCGCGAACTCTCGCAGCGCATGATTCAGTTCAGTGACAACACCGCCACCGACATCCTGCACCGCCGCGCCGGGTTGCGGCAGGTGCAGGACGTGGCCGACCGCCTGCATCTGTGCCGCACCCGCCTGATTCTGCCGACCAAGGCGTGGTGGGTGGCCGAGACGGGGCTGTCGCCTGCTTTCAACGGCGCCCGCGACTGGGACACGGCCACCGGAACGCAGCGCCTGCAACTCGCCCGGCAGATCGATGCCGACGCCCAGAAACAGCGTTATGACCAGCTTCAGCGGCAGCTCGACGACTATTTCGACCACCGCTACGACCCGGCCGACGACCTGAAGGTGCACAACGTCAGCACCCCCTACGAGTTCGCCACCCTGGTCACGCACGAGTTTCTGCGCCCTGGGCTCTCACCCCGTGCCCAGAAGTGGCAGCGCGAGGTCATGGCGACGGGCTTCGGACGTTCGGCGCTGAAGGCGCAGCACGCGGGCAACATCAATTATTTCGGCGGCAAGGGGGGCAACGGCTGGAAACTGCTGACCTACAGCGGCTACTTCCAGACCAGGGACGGGCGCCGGGTGGTCTACGCGTTCATGCAGCATGGTGCCGATGAAACCTACACCATGCCCAACACTCGCCGGGCCTTCGCCTGGATCAATGCGGCTGTGGACGAGGTGCTGGGCAAGCAGCGGCCTCAGGGCGCCCCAACCTCGCCCCTGCCCACGGCCACCCCCGCCGAGCGGGCCAAGGCCGACGCGGTCGAGGGAGCGCAGCAGCGGCCCTGATACGGATTCCGCTTCATTCCTGCACAGTCGGGCCTATACAGTTGGGAAGGCGCCGCCTGTGCATCCATATCGCGGAATCCGTATTTTTTCCTACTCGCATCCGCTCTGCTGAGCAGCTTTGCAAGTCGGATTGAATCTGAAACTACCAGATTCAATCGGAATCCGTATGAGACCAGCGCACCGTTCCTGTTTCCGGGTGTCTCTGGCATACTCCCCGGGTGTTGCGTTCTCCCTATTCCGGTGGTCACCTTGAGGTGGTGGTCGGCCCCATGTTCAGCGGCAAAAGCGAGGAGCTGATTCGCCGCCTGACCCGTGCGCTGATTGCCCGGCAACGGGTCGCCGTGTTCAAGCCCGCCATCGACAACCGCTATCACGCCAGCGAGGTCGCCAGCCACGCCGGGCGCACCCTCGAAGCGGTGGCGGTGCCCGACGCCCGGGCCATCCGCGCCCACCTGTCCGGCCAGGGTGAACTGCTGAGCGCCACCCCCGAGGGCGTGGACGTGGTCGGCATCGACGAGGCGCAGTTTTTCGGTCCCGAACTGGTGCCGCTGGCCCTCGACCTTGCCGATGCGGGCGTGCGGGTCGTTCTCGCCGGGCTTGACCTCGATTTCCGCGCCGAGCCGTTCGGGTGTATGCCGGAGCTGCTCGCCCGCGCCGAGAGTGTGGACAAGCTGACCGCTATCTGTACGGTCTGCGGCGCCCCCGCCACCCGCACCCAGCGATTGATCGGCGGCCAGCCCGCCCGCTTCGACGACCCGGTGGTGCTGGTCGGTGCAAAGGAGAGCTACGAGGCCCGGTGCCGGGTCCACCACATCGTGGACCGGACAGAGCGCAGGGGAGAAATGCGCAGAGGAGAAATCTAGAGGGTCAAGCCCACAACCAAAAAAACCAAAAAAAAGCCGCCTCACTGGGAGGCGGTCTTTTCTAGGCAGGGTGCAGGATTACTCCTCGCTCTTGCCTTCTTCCTTCTTGTCGCTGCCGAGGCCGAACTGCGCGAACAGGTCCGCGTAGACGTCGCCGAGCTTGGTGCTGATCTTGCCACCCTGCTGGGCGTCCTTGGCGTTGTAGGCGTAGTCGGCGCCACCGCGTCCGCCACGGCCACCGCCGCGCTGGGCGCCACCGCCGAAGGTGGAGTCACGGCGGCTGCCGCCACCCTGGCTGACGTAGTCGCGCTGGCCGCCGCCTTCACCGCGCTGGGGCACGGGGCCACCGCCCAGGAAGCGGCGACGGCTCAGGCTGGCACGCTGCTCCACGGGGTCGATGTTCAGGATGACGGCTTCGATCTCGTCGCCCTTCTTGAACAGGTCGGCGGGGTTGTTCACGCGGTTGAGGTCGAGTTCGCTGATGTGGATCAGGCCCTCGATGCCTTCTTCGATTTCCATGAACACGCCGAAGTCGGTCATGCCGGTGATCTTGCCCTTGACCGGGGTGCCGGGGGGGTAACGGTCAGGCAGGGCGCTCCAGGGATCGTCGGTGGTCTGACGAATCCCGAGGCTGATGCGCCGGTCCTTGGGGTCGATGCGCAGGATAACGGCTTCGACCTCGTCGCCTTCCTTCATCACTTCGTTGGGGTGACGCACGCGCTTGGTCCAGCTCATCTCGCTGACGTGAACCAGGCCTTCGAGGCCGGATTCCAGTTCGATGAAGGCGCCGAAGTTGGTCAGGTTGGTGACCTTGCCCTTCACGCGCTGGCCGATGCTGTAGCGCTCGGTGGCACCTTCCCAGGGGTCCTGGGTCAGGGCCTTCATGCTCAGGTTGATGCGCTCGCGGCCCTCGTCCACGTCAATGACCTGAACCTGCACCTTGTCGCCCACCTTGACCACGTCGCGGGGGTGGTTGAAGCGGCCGTAGGTCAGCTCGCTGCGGTGCACCAGACCGTCGATGCCGCCGAGGTTGACGAAGACGCCGAAGTCGGTGATCTCGACCACTTCGCCCTCGAACTGCGCGCCGGGTTCAAGCTGGCCGACCGTGGCTTCACGGGCCTTGGCCTTCTCGGCTTCCATGATGGCGCGGTGGCTGATGATCACGCGGTTGCGCTTGCGGTTGAGCTCGATGAGCTTGACCATCAGGGGCTTGCCCACGTAGGGGTCAAGGTCGTTGACGCGGCGGGTGTCCACCTGCGAGGCGGGCAGGAACGCACGGATGCCCTCGACCTGCGCGACCAGGCCGCCGCGCACCTTTTCCAGCACCTCGACTTCGAAAGCCTCGTCGGCTTCCTGCATGCGCTCCAGCACGCGCCAGCCCTTGTCCTGCTCGGCACGCTTCTTGCTGAGCACGATCTGGCTGTTGGGCAGGTCCACACGCACGACATACGCTTCAATCGCGTCGCCGGGCTTGTACATTTCCTGCGCCTGCTCCAGGGTCACGGGTTCTTCGCCGAGCTGGTTGAGGGGAATGACGCCCTCCACCTTGGCGCCGATGTCCACGGCAATGCCTTCCTGGCCGATAAAGACCACGGTGCCGTCCACGATGTCGCCACGGGTGACCGACTGGGGTTCCTGCGCCTCGGCGGCGAGGATGTCCTCCATGGTCATCTCGGGGTACTCGCGCTCTTCCTGAGCCTGGGTCTTGGTCGCCTGCTCCTGCTGACGCGCCTGCTCGCCCTGGCTGACTTCCGTCTGGGCCTGTTCGGTCTGGGCGCTCATCGCTTGCTGGGTGCCGGTGTCGCCCGTCGCGGGCTGAGTCCCGCCGTTGACAGCGGGGGTCTGGGTGTTGTCTTCCATGAACTCCTGTCCTCCTGGCCCGAAACCTTCACGTTGGAACGTTCCGGGCCTAGCCTGATACCTGTGCTTTTGCCCTCTGCTTTCGCCGCCTGCCCCGACTGGTGCTCCGGATGGGTCCAGATGAACAGTGCGTCGGTAGAGGGCTTGCTCGCACGGCAACACCTTATCTTACCAGAAAAAATGCGTCAGGGGCAAGGGGAAGGGCAGGTGTCCGCCCCGCTGCGCCGCCGCTCTGACTTGGACCCGGTCAAGCGTTTCGCCCCCTTGCTGCCTGCCCGGTGCGTGGATGCAGGCGGCTGACACAGGCAACTGGGGGCTTGACGCTGACCCGCATGGCCCCCTATACTCCCCTCCGCCTTACGAAAGGCCCAGCCAGATGAACACCGTTGGGGTATCGTCTAATGGCAGGACGTCGGTTTCTGGCACCGTTAATCTAGGTTCGAGTCCTAGTACCCCAGCCAAAGAAAGGGAGAAGCTCACGCGGCTTCTCTCTTTTTTCTTGTCGTCCCGGCCCTGCGCGATGGTTTAAAAAGTAAACCGGAGAAGGGACTTTCGTGCTATGCTGAGCGGCATGACAGCACCTACTTCTCACGACTATGACGTGGTGATTATCGGCGGTGGCCCGGCGGGACTCACGGCGGCGATTTACACCGGGCGGGCGCAACTCAGCACCCTGATTCTGGAAAAGGGCATGCCCGGCGGCCAGATCGCCTGGAGCGAGGAGGTCGAGAACTTCCCCGGCTTTCCCGAACCGATTCCCGGGATGGAACTCGCCCAGCGGATGCACCAGCAGGCCGAAAAATTCGGTGCCAAGGTCGAAATGGAAGAGGTGCAGAGCGTGCAGCACGACGCGGGCGCCCACCCCTACCCGTTCACCGTCCGGGGCTACAACGGCGAGTACCGCGCCAAGGCGGTGATTCTGGCGACCGGCGCCGAACCGCGCAAACTCGGTATTCCTGGGGAGGAAAACTTCTGGGGCAAAGGCGTGAGCACCTGCGCCACCTGCGACGGGTTCTTTTACCGGGGCAAGAAGGTTGTGGTGGTCGGCGGGGGCGACGCCGCCGTGGAAGAAGGGCTGTTCCTGACCAAGTTCGCCGATGAGGTCACGGTCATTCACCGCCGCGACACCCTGCGCGCCAACAAGGTGGCCCAGGCCCGCGCCTTCGCCAACCCCAAGATGAAGTTCATCTGGGACACGGCGGTGGAGGAAATCCAAGGCGGCGACAGCGTCAGTGGCGTGAAGCTGCGCCACCTCAAGACCGGCGAGGTCAGCGAACTGGCGACCGACGGGGTGTTCATCTTCATCGGGCATGTGCCGAACACGGGATTCGTCAAGGACCTCGTGAAGCTGCGCGACGACGGCTACGTGGACGTGCGCGACGATATCTACACCAACATTCCCATGCTGTTTGCCGCCGGAGACGTGAGCGATTACGTGTACCGCCAGCTCGCCACCAGCGTCGGTGCCGGCACCCGCGCCGCCATGACGGTGGAGCGTCAGCTCGCCGCGCTGGAAGTGGAAGGCGAGGAAGGTGGGGCACAGACGGCGGCTGATTGAACGCCGCTTTGCTGCACAGGAGCGCCTCATGCCGGGGCGCTCCTGTTTGTGGTGCCCGGACACCTCTTGTCTTTTCCGTCAGCCAAGCGGCCACAGCGAGCGGCAGGCGGTACGATGGCCCCCATGTTGCGCCTTTCTTTTCCTGACCGGCTGCGGCGCAAGCTGGGGGGGTACATGGGCAAGGTCCGGCGGCTGTCGCGCAGTCTGCGGGCCGATGCCGCCCACCCCGATGACCGCTGGGCCGAGACGCTGCTCAACCCGGGAGAAACGCGGGTCTACCGGAGCATGGACCCGCGTGACCGTGAACACGCCTGCCGCGTGACCCGGCACCTGCTGCGTGACCACCCGCAGGCCAGCCCCGAACTGCTTGCCGCCGCCCTGCTGCACGACTGCGGCAAGAGCGTGCGGCCCTACCATGTGGTCGAGCGCGTGCTGGTCGGCCTGATTCCTCACCGCCTGAGCATTCTGCTTCCGCCTGCCGGGGCCGTGGGCATTCGCGCCGCGCATCCCGAACTGGGTGCCGAACTGCTTGCCCACGCGGGCGCCCGGCCCCGGGTCGCGCAGCTCGTGGCCCGCCACCACGCCTCGGTGGGGGACCCCGAAGCGGCGCTGCTGCACCACTACGACGAGCTGGAATAAAGAAGCGCAGGAGAGCCGCCCAGGAACGATTCCGGGCGGCTTTCCTCTGCTTAAAAACAGCGATTACTTCCGGGCCAGAATGTGCGGCAAGCGGTCTTGCAGGCGGTGCAGCGGCAGATCGAAAGCGGCGCGGGCGGCGTCGTTCGGCGCGGTGTTCCCGGCCTTGAGCATCGCGTACTGGTCGCCCGTGATGGGGGCGGCGGGCAGTCTGCTGATGACCGGCACCGCGAGGTCCATCAGTTTCTGGGGAATCGGGACCACCTTCTTGCGCTGGCCGAGGACCCGCTGCTCCAGGTCGAGCAGTTCGCGGAAGGTGAATTCCTGCGGTCCGGTCAGGGCGTAGGTCTGCCCCACCGTCTCCGGCTTTTCCAGGGCGCCCGCAAAGGCCAGGGCCACGTCCTCCACGCTGATGGGGCGGAAGGGAAACTTGCCGTCGCCGATCTGGGGCACCACCGGGGCCGCCGACACCAGGTTTTTCAGCACCCGTCCGAAGAAATCGTCGCCCACGCCGAAAATCAGGCTGGGGCGGAAGATGGTCCAGGGCAGCCCGCTCAGGCGCACCAGCCCCTCGGCCTCGCCCTTGCTCCACGAGTAGGCGCTGGGGCTGAGAACGTCGGCACCCAGGGCACTCATGTGCAGGTAACGGG is from Deinococcus wulumuqiensis R12 and encodes:
- a CDS encoding complex I NDUFA9 subunit family protein; this encodes MAEQAEHSPRILVTGASGFVGRAVVAELTRRGHEVFAGSRHGKGVGQGVGIKLDVTNEKSVRQALRDVQPSAVIHLVGIIAERGKQNFERVHIEGTRHVLSALRDHDDARQKAHTGDEMERPRPTRYLHMSALGADVLSPSAYSWSKGEAEGLVRLSGLPWTIFRPSLIFGVGDDFFGRVLKNLVSAAPVVPQIGDGKFPFRPISVEDVALAFAGALEKPETVGQTYALTGPQEFTFRELLDLEQRVLGQRKKVVPIPQKLMDLAVPVISRLPAAPITGDQYAMLKAGNTAPNDAARAAFDLPLHRLQDRLPHILARK
- a CDS encoding DegV family protein; this encodes MSIAIVTDSTSDLTPEHLASLGVTSVPLYVLLGGQLYQDGVQLGARQLVEQVRAGNAMPSTSQPSPAEFAQAYARALEQADEVLSLHLSGQLSGTVGSARLAAQDFGDRVTVVDSRTVTLGLGLQVVRATELVQAGQSAAQVVQTLERVSSQADLRFTVDTLDFLRLNGRIGGASALLGGLLNIKPLLVVRGGRVEAGGRVRGQKKALADLVEHVRRYVSEHGGARVAFLATVGGEEDRAAVRAELSGLDWGGQVRDMGDHEIGAVVTAHAGPGAVGVALEPLSA
- a CDS encoding serine hydrolase, with product MRGTIRLTLALLLLGGAINACRSRESQDPAPSPQAVDRTANSSHVRAGVPTEPARPATPAPASDVPATAPDVPPTPSDCLPPAPAVAPAPPPPQALSGRLGLWVAEVDPRTLEPRRAVASNPDDVFPLASTYKQAVLWALLREFDAGRVSPNERFDVTVQNQSLGDYPYDDSNVRELSQRMIQFSDNTATDILHRRAGLRQVQDVADRLHLCRTRLILPTKAWWVAETGLSPAFNGARDWDTATGTQRLQLARQIDADAQKQRYDQLQRQLDDYFDHRYDPADDLKVHNVSTPYEFATLVTHEFLRPGLSPRAQKWQREVMATGFGRSALKAQHAGNINYFGGKGGNGWKLLTYSGYFQTRDGRRVVYAFMQHGADETYTMPNTRRAFAWINAAVDEVLGKQRPQGAPTSPLPTATPAERAKADAVEGAQQRP
- a CDS encoding HD domain-containing protein encodes the protein MLRLSFPDRLRRKLGGYMGKVRRLSRSLRADAAHPDDRWAETLLNPGETRVYRSMDPRDREHACRVTRHLLRDHPQASPELLAAALLHDCGKSVRPYHVVERVLVGLIPHRLSILLPPAGAVGIRAAHPELGAELLAHAGARPRVAQLVARHHASVGDPEAALLHHYDELE
- a CDS encoding thymidine kinase, coding for MLRSPYSGGHLEVVVGPMFSGKSEELIRRLTRALIARQRVAVFKPAIDNRYHASEVASHAGRTLEAVAVPDARAIRAHLSGQGELLSATPEGVDVVGIDEAQFFGPELVPLALDLADAGVRVVLAGLDLDFRAEPFGCMPELLARAESVDKLTAICTVCGAPATRTQRLIGGQPARFDDPVVLVGAKESYEARCRVHHIVDRTERRGEMRRGEI
- the trxB gene encoding thioredoxin-disulfide reductase yields the protein MTAPTSHDYDVVIIGGGPAGLTAAIYTGRAQLSTLILEKGMPGGQIAWSEEVENFPGFPEPIPGMELAQRMHQQAEKFGAKVEMEEVQSVQHDAGAHPYPFTVRGYNGEYRAKAVILATGAEPRKLGIPGEENFWGKGVSTCATCDGFFYRGKKVVVVGGGDAAVEEGLFLTKFADEVTVIHRRDTLRANKVAQARAFANPKMKFIWDTAVEEIQGGDSVSGVKLRHLKTGEVSELATDGVFIFIGHVPNTGFVKDLVKLRDDGYVDVRDDIYTNIPMLFAAGDVSDYVYRQLATSVGAGTRAAMTVERQLAALEVEGEEGGAQTAAD
- a CDS encoding 30S ribosomal protein S1; this encodes MEDNTQTPAVNGGTQPATGDTGTQQAMSAQTEQAQTEVSQGEQARQQEQATKTQAQEEREYPEMTMEDILAAEAQEPQSVTRGDIVDGTVVFIGQEGIAVDIGAKVEGVIPLNQLGEEPVTLEQAQEMYKPGDAIEAYVVRVDLPNSQIVLSKKRAEQDKGWRVLERMQEADEAFEVEVLEKVRGGLVAQVEGIRAFLPASQVDTRRVNDLDPYVGKPLMVKLIELNRKRNRVIISHRAIMEAEKAKAREATVGQLEPGAQFEGEVVEITDFGVFVNLGGIDGLVHRSELTYGRFNHPRDVVKVGDKVQVQVIDVDEGRERINLSMKALTQDPWEGATERYSIGQRVKGKVTNLTNFGAFIELESGLEGLVHVSEMSWTKRVRHPNEVMKEGDEVEAVILRIDPKDRRISLGIRQTTDDPWSALPDRYPPGTPVKGKITGMTDFGVFMEIEEGIEGLIHISELDLNRVNNPADLFKKGDEIEAVILNIDPVEQRASLSRRRFLGGGPVPQRGEGGGQRDYVSQGGGSRRDSTFGGGAQRGGGRGGRGGADYAYNAKDAQQGGKISTKLGDVYADLFAQFGLGSDKKEEGKSEE
- a CDS encoding PhoH family protein, which codes for MTDFQTGTPSAPTSAGTAPAATATVTLTDQREAYALLGANDANLRRMRELTRAKLIARGETVTITGDAADVEGAERMVRDALDVVRSGGELTPESLLRSARLSSEGRSLAQETQVSGLSLPRGLKPKTPGQKVYLDLINESDITFGVGPAGTGKTYMAVAMAVQALKAKKVKRIILTRPAVEAGEKLGFLPGDLQAKIDPYLRPLYDSLQDMLDQEKFESYLTSGVIEIAPLAFMRGRTLNDAFIILDEAQNTTGEQMKMFLTRMGFSSKVVVTGDVTQIDLPRHITSGLAVAKRVLSQIEGIGWHEFTEVDVVRHPLVGRIIKAYDAAEQAEEDRRAARRGELASIPEDERD